CTTCTGATCAGCAGGCTACGCTCCTTTGCTTCCGCGCATGCGCAGGAGGGCAGTGTGCGCTATCATGGCCCCGGTCAGAGAGGTATTGTGTTggtatgttgttgttttaattgcaTCTCATTTTTCGCATAATACGTGTTATTGTAACGGTTTAGAAATGAAAATATACATTGGGATTTTTAGCTAGTCGAAACAGgtgattttttatgttttagacgACTCAGTTACGCATTTAGCGGGGCTAACTTTAGCACTGTGACAAAAGTGCTTCGTTTTGCTAACAACTAGCTAGTTAGTTTCACAAGTCATTCTCAATATTATGTAAACTTTGTCTTAAATGTAACTTAACATAGGGCTTAAATGACCCAGTCGCATTTTGTGATGATTTAATCCCAGGTGTTACGTTGCAGGGGGAGAAATGTAAAAGCACTCGGCTATGATGTTATACGGTTACTGATGGACATTGTTTACTGAGTTCAGGTAAGCTAATATGTTTCATATCATGTCTGTCTATTTCATTATATATTGTCTATTGTACACTGTGGAGGATCAAATGTCGATCGTTTCTTAAATCTATAACACCACATGTATACGAGCCAATATGATTTTCCAACAGCTAAACACTCAGGTAATCGCCTTGTTATGTTGTTGCTCGGTCACGGTTTAGCTCTGATGTTGTTTCTCCAGAATGAATGACATGAACCTGAGTCCTGTGGGGATGGATCAGCTCAGTGTGCCCTCTGTGAGTGCCAGCCACCTGGGCCTACCCACGTCCCCGACGCACAACCCTATTCCCACTCCAGGTACAAATGACACAACCAGATGGGAACACCAGAAAACTCCGAAATCCTGATCACCAGTGGAAAACACATATTGTCTGGTCACCTgcaaagttcatttttgttttattgtgaatctaCTCCAGTATCTGAATCATAGACTAATCTCTCTATGTTTATACTTCTGTATTTCTCTGGTTCCAGCACTTTTTTTTCCTATCTGACTTGAACCTCAGTTTAGCATCCATGCATGACTTGTTCTTGTGGTTTAGGTATGCCAGTGGCTATCCCCAGCCTTGGTCCCTCACTGGGGTCCCTTCCCTCTGCCCTGTCGCTGATGTTGCCCATGGGTCCGCTGGGGGACAGAGGAGTTATGTGTGGCCTGCCAGAGAGAAATTACTCTTTGCCACCACCTCCTTACCCCCATCTGGAGAGCAGCTACTTTCGACACATACTGCCAGGTGGGTTAATGCTTCAGTGTTGGATAAAGAATTGAAGTGAAATTGTTTTGATTCCAGTGTCCACACACAAATTAGTATGAATACATTAAAGGGAAGGTTTAAAGTCAACTGTGAAACTCTTATATTCAGAGTTTTCACATGCCCTTCAAAAGTCTAAAATGCAGTAATTGGAATGTTAGGCCATAAAATATCTTAAATTCAATTCTGACAGATTTTAAAGTTGATTCAAGCAATGCGGCATTAACTGCAGGATACTAAATGAAAGCAGTGCAGCCCCATTGAGCACGAAACTGTCAATGCCCACAGAGCCTTTTGTGGAATAACCTTACGTACTATTTTCAGACAAATAAAAATGTCTATTGTATTGTCAGTATAGTTGTGAAATAGGGTGTTTATTGCATTCATAATGATTTTAAAAAGGTCTCAAATAACCTTGTATTTAATGCATTTAAACATACAGAACCCTATTTGTGACAAAATGGTTTCTCTCCTTGTTGCTATAGGTATCCTCTCTTATCTGGCTGACCGTCCACCACCTCAGTATATTCATCCCAGTAGCCTTAACATGGATGGGCCCTTGTCTGTGGCCAGCAATAATCCATCAGGTTTGGATCCCTATAGTGGCCCTGGAGGCCCATTGGAGCAGGGCCTGGTGCCCATGGACTCCCGACAAGTCAGTAGCCAAGGAGACCTCCATCAGGCTGGTGCTCATGAATTGGGCTCCACTGGGTTAGCCATGGAGTCACGAGTCAGCAGTCCAATGTCTCCTGATAGAATGGGAGATGAGCTGGCCACCATGGACGGGGTTGGTGTAGTGGCGGTGTCTGACACTCAGCAGCAGCTTGGAGGGGGTAGGCCGCCCCAGCCTCATGAGGGCCTGACGGGTGTGGACTCATCAGGAGGTGTGATGCCTCTTCATGGGCCGCCTGTGCTTGAGCTACCAGTGGTGATGGAACCAGATCATATGGGGGGTCGTGTGGGCAATGCAGGGGGAGGAGGTACAGGAGGACTTGGGGAGCAGCTCCACACAAATGGGGAGCTGAACTCTGGTGTTGTCAGTGTGGTGCTTACTGGCTCTATGACCAGCCAAGGCCAGCTGGAGCCTGTGTCTCTCCATGGACACTCTGGGATGGGACTGGAGgcagtgaatgtgaatgtgtcccCCATCACTGCAGAGGTGTCTCTGGGACCAGAAAACAACCTGGTGTTGGTCAACTCCACCCTGCAGCTAGAGGATTCCACCTCCAATAAGGAGAACATGGTCACGACCTATACAATCTgtgagtttatttttttatttgttagtcAAATGATTTCTGTTTTATTGAATTCACCTTATAGATTTATAAATTATTAAAGCTTTATTCCTTTGTATTAGTGTTGCATGTTCTAATCAGACTCTCTGATTAGAAGTGTGGTGTTTAGCAAGCAGGCTCCTGTTATCTACATCCTGAAATTGTTAGGCAAGTGTATCAAATACCTTTCACCGATAATGACTTCTGTTGCTTTCATCATTTAGGGTGCACACTATGTGAGCGTTCATATACCTCAGACTGCCCTGAGCACGGCCCGGTCACCTTTATCCCTGACGCACCCATCCAAACCCGAGCACGCCTCTCTCTACCACGTCCACTGTGCCTCCGCATCTCTGTGACCGAGGAACCACTTGGTGagagaattatttttttttaatttccctttTTTGTTTTATGAATCATGGCGAAATCTGGGTTCAATCCTGATGTGTTTTGTTCGGTGGTTGAGGGAGCTACAGAGTAAAACAGAGCAATTTTAGTGAGAAGAAACCTGTGATAAggaaaagtatgtttttttttttattattttgcagcAATGGCATtctgaaatacaaataaatatgctCACACCCTTACACAACAGTAAGAGAAGCTTTAGAGGAATTGCAGTCAAAGCACACGCTTCATCTTGTCAATGGTTGGGACCCATGTTAATGCATCTCCAAATGTCAACTTGCAGACACAGTTTTAGTCAACTGTAACACTACAGAACATAGCAAGCATAGCAAGTTCTGTAACATCTTTACTGGTGTACCATCCAGCCTTAAAGCTATTGTGTGTTTTTCCTGATAAAATGCTGACAAAGTGTACTGGTTTAGGTGTTTTTGCACGGGACGTTATACCTCCAAGGACATGCTTTGGACCAATGGTTGGCCAACATTGTAGCAATGTGGATCTCTCTGACTGGCCAGAAAAAGACACACCACAGATTTGGAAGGTTGGTGCTGCAATGCTCACTTAAAAAAGTAGAAAACACTGTaacaaacattaacattaaatctaaaacatttttttgtgtcttaGATGTACCATAACAATGTGCTGGAGTTCTATATTGTGACAACAGATGAGAACGAATGCAACTGGATGATGTTTGTCCGTAAAGCAAGGTATGTCCCAAAAAGTAATTATAATTGGTCATGTCCTTTCCATTTCAGGCATCATTATATTAAGCACATTCCCTGGGATTGTTAAAGTATTTCTGATTCTCGTGCAGTGTTGCCTAGGATGTATGTATTATATGGCTGAATTGAACAgttaaaaatctaaattgtgaTCTGACTATGTGCAGTATGATGGGGGTACAACATGAAGTTCTATGTGTCTGTATATTAGGACCCGTGAGGAGCAGAACCTGGTTGCCTACCCTGCCAATGGTAAACTGTTCTTCTGTACAACCACAGAAATTCACCCTGACCAGGAGCTGTTGTTTTATTACAGCAGAGACTACTGTAGACTGATAGGTGAGAACTCATTGTTCATGACTTGTAACTTTCACCTGGGGAGAAATCAGAAACCTGCTGATCTACTGCTGAGCTCATGATCTCTTCTCTGTTACCCTTTGTGTCTCCACAGGAGTTCCCCAGGTGCCTGAAGGGCAGATCTGCCAATGTGGCAAAGAGTGCTCCTCGTTTTCTGAGCTGAAGTCTCATCTTAGCAGCCATAACAGTAATCACAACCATAATCCACCTCCACATGGCCACAGCCCGTCACAGCAGGACCACCCTCAGCAACAACCTCAGCAGCAACAGGAGCCACAACCACAGCAGCAGCAACACTCTCACCAGGAAGAGAAGCTGACAAATGGGACCTCTAGCTCATCATCTTCCCCGTGGCCTTGCCACACCCATGCTGCAGGACAGACAACCAATGagaacagcaacagcagcagcagggaCAGCAGTAATAGAGACTCTGCTAACGTTACATCCAGAGTAAACACTAAAGGTCAAGGCCATGTGCGAGAGAAGAAATTTAAGTGCAGCATGTGCTCTAGGGCTTTTATTACATCCACTAAACTCAATGTGCATTTCATGGGACATGTTGGAATGAAGCCTCACAAGTGTGAATACTGCAGTAAGGCCTTTAGTGATCCCAGCAATCTCAGGATGCACCTCAAGATCCACACAGGTATGTATAGGAAATTTTGATTATGTCAAGATCTTTTGAATTCAGCAATCATGAATAAGTATTTCTTAAAGACCTTTTTGAAAAATTTTTAAGTTTAGTTGATTGCCCCTCTTTTTCTCTTCAACAGGTCAAAAGAACTACAGATGCACAGTATGTGAGAAGTCTTTCACCCAGAAGTCCCATGTGGCATCTCACATGCTTATCCACACTGGTGCAGAGAAACTCAAGTGCGACCTCTGTGACCGGTCATTCATCAGGAAACATGACTTGAAACAGCACATGTTCTCTCACACACAGTATGTAACTTCATTGATTAGATATTTTGTACATTGTTGaaataatgtattttaaaaaacaaatagtAATGTGCTATAGCCCTGGTTGTAATGTGTTTGTACTCTCCAACAGCTATTCTCTCCCTGTCCCTTAAccattcatttgtgttttttacacAGTGAACGACGGATTCAGTGTCCTAAGTGCAACAAACATTTCTTAAAGACCAACCACCTGAAGAAGCATATGAACTCTCACGAGGGCAGAAGAGACTTTGtttgtgagaaatgccacaaaGCTTTCCTCACCAAATACCACCTCACTCGTCACCTGAAGATATGCAAAGGGCCCAAGACTGAAAGAGCATCTCGTAAGGAGCTGGAagtggatgaagaggaggaggaagaagaagaagaggaggaagaggatgatgacGGTGGAAGAGGTGGAGCAGAAAGACTTGTTGACTCAGCCAGTAATGAGGACTGTGGCCTAGATGTTGCAGGATATAACTCTGAAAAGTCTCTGTCACCCCCTCAATGAAAACACTGTGCCTCTTGAGATCTgttatttattgatttgtttttgccAAAATAAGTTACTTTGTCAAACCGTAATTGCAACATCTTACACAGTCACTACAGGTGAAATGTACGGAAATGCCATATTATACAATATATATTTTGAACTTTAAAATCAATGTATGTTTAGACTCTTAATTAATAAGCTGCTAAAATTGTCCTATTATGAACCAACTGATTAACATTGGATTATGTTTCTATACTACTATTCTCAATTGTCATCTAACTCAGGCCTGTGTTATATTGCTGGTTGATGGTTTTGTATAAGCTATCTTTCATTCTTTGTTATtctgtgatcttttttttttttttctactcaatAAAATGGAGTGAATAATACTCATTTGTAGCTCACCAGTAATGTCAGTTGTGATTTCTGATGCCATAATCCTTCAGTTCATTTctgaataagtgtaatttaataaCTGCATGTGGTTCTattcaattatttattatttttgtattctcATTCATTTGTGAGTGGAATAGAGAGGAAAAGGAAATGGCATTGATGTAACGTCATTTATCATGAGTCTGGATTAAATGCTCACATAATGCTGGGTCTCACTCCCATCTGTTGAATAATGTTTTATTAGATCAACATGTTCATCTGTTTCATGGTTTTCCTTGATGGAATGGAATGTATGTAAGGTAGTAACTCCAAGCATCCAGTTCTGttaatttaaaaacacatttacatttatgacaCTATAATGTTAAATTTCAAGCAGTTTTTTGGAAAGTGTAAGTTAATCATCTGGTATAACAAAATGCATGCTTATTAATGGCATTAATATATTGCATTCTTGACATGGAGGGCATAAATCCACCGAATCATTACTTTAAAAAATCAGATCTTTGGGTTAACCAAGGCATCATTTATCATCTCTTGTGTGTGTCACCGCTACTAGTAGtaacttttttcttgtttgcaaTTATAACATTGATAAAATCCCTACTAAAATGTCTGCGTTTCATCGCCAGGCCTTTCTTTCATGGTCTCTCATCTACAAACACAACTTTTCACCACATAACTACTTAATTTGGAACAACAAAGAcattttatataaatacaaatctCTCTTTATGGAATACTGATTTCAAAATAACATCAAATGGGTAGATCAGTTGTTTAATGAAGAGGGACTCTTACTTACATAGGAAAAATTTCTTGTAAAATATAACATCCCTGTGACTCCTGGAGACTATGCGAAGGTTTTTGGAGCCATCCCTTCTGGTGTATGTATGCTTTTTAAAAGCCAACAGAGGCTCGTTATTAACAATATGACTCCTTTATCTCCACATGAAACACCAGCAGGAAAGATTTGTCTCTCTAGTTATCTTGTCAATAACAACAAATTTATACGAGCGTTATTCCAAAAAAATAGTACAACACTGCCCTATGTTATATCTCATTGGAGTAGATTGGTAGATGATATACCATGGAAAAAGGTCTGGCTTCTCCCTAACAAATATCTGATTACCAATAAAGTTAAAGAAATATCCTTTAAACTTATACGTAAATTCTATCCAGCTAAATCTTACATTAAAAATAGATTTAAGAAAGATATTGATATAAAATGTAGCTTTTGTAATGTATGTCCTGAAactgttgttcatttattttggcaCTGCCCTACTGTTAAAACTTTTTGGCAaaaactttgtgattttattcataataacATTGAAAGACATTTTATGTTGTATCAGAGGAACGTATTGTTTGGTGTATTTGAAAATAGCTTGCTCAAAAGTGAACCATTATCCCTGACAAATCTTCTAATTTTACTATAGAAATTCCATATTCACTGTTGTAAatactaagcaaaaaaaaaaacgaaaacatgCTTTACTGCATTTTATAATAACTTTAAACAATACATTCTCTCTATTAAGCACTCTAAAAAGCACAAGGCAAAAAGGATTGTTGAAATCTGTGCTTCCCTTGGTGTATTCATCTGAACTTTGAACTTTAACACCCCTGGTATGAGTTGGCatgcttctttctttctttttttcccccctatctttcctgtcctctttttcttctctcctttctttctaTACATGATTATAAGTAAGCACTTATAAAATATTGTTTATTGCTAATATTTTTCATATGTACATCTGATATGTAAAGAATAAGCTATTTTTGTAACAAatgtgctgttctaaataaaataaaataataattaaaaaaaaaaaaaaaaaaaaaaaaaaaaacactactaaTATTAACCTGGATCATAATCTTAATACAGAAGACTTTGAGTGCTTTAGTTGGAATGAAATTCCACATGAAATTGGTTATTaccttggtttttatttattttagtttagctGTTTTGACTTACTTAAATTAAATTTCATTTAATTAAATTAGAGCGGTCTTAAACTAATGCCTACCAACGCAACATGATTTTCAATTAGCAAATTTACATGCATTTATGACTGTAAACCGCTTAAGATAATAAAATGAGACTGATACcgtttttatgcagttttgatACTTAAAAATCAAATGTTCCGGTCGTGTCTCTTACTGGCGGAAGTACAAAGTAGAGCTTCCGGTTAAATACAAACTATGCAGCGCCGCAGTTGTCATTCCCTTCAGCGTGGTATGAGCGATATTAATTTATAATACGTTATATTTTTAAATTTGTATATCCCTGGTGTGGTAAACATACGGAATTATATATTCTGTGTTCTGAAAGAAAATATAAGTTGAAACGGTACTTTCCTGTTAAATTCCGCAGTGTTAATTTTTGGCTAGCTAACTTTAGCTCACCGTTTACCCAGTAGGCTAGCTGTGTGCTGGAAGTAGAgtagattaaataagtttttcaaaCAGCAAAAGGTGTCACACACAACTACTTTCTGTGAAGTAGTTATCTCCTCGTTCTTCTTAATGTTGTTTGTGGTTGTATCCCAGCCTGACCAGTTGGATAAATCATGCTGACCCCACCGAAGGAGGGGATGCCCAGTATCATTGACAGGGCGCTGAGGATGAGGCGGGAGGAGCAGGCGCGACAAGTGGTCCTGGCCTGGGCTGTTCTCAATATGTCCCTGGCtggcatgatttacactgaaatgtgAGAGGTCCCTGGGTGTTTGAAAAGATAGCATAAATAGCACAGACTTGGAGTGattttctgtctctgtttctgaAGTGCAGTGTGATGAAAGATATGTGATGCTTTTTTTAGGTCGGGGAAATTGCTGAGCAGATACTATAACATCACATACTGGCCTATCTGGTACATCGGTGAGTGTTTTCCTGTTCTTAAACTGAAAGGCAAAATGTATCTAAATGTGCCATATCGTGGTGTGTTTTGAATGACACTCTTTAGTCAAGTGTGGTCTTTTTTGCAGAACTGGTGCTGGCCTCTCTCTTTAGCCTCAATGCTCTTTTTGACTTCTGGAAatattttaaatatacaatggCTCCCTCCACAATTGCTGTATCACCTGAACAACATCGCCTCCTCGGTCTGAGAAAGACAGGTGAGATTTTGAAgtgacaatttagattaactataACACATACTGTTCTTCAACCTTTAATAATTGTATATTTTACTCATTGGTACACATGTTATATTCTCCCTGCAGGTATTCAAGCTTCTCCAATCCAAAAGCCAGAAAAGAAGGAGACTCCAGCTCCAGCCCAGTCCTCCCCACTGCAGGGTCAGAGCGTGCTGAGTTTTAGTCCCTCTCGACCACCAACCACGAGCCCCAAATTTTCTCCTAGTTGTGTGCCTGGATACAGCCCTCCTCTGAGCAACCCTTCCACTCCAAACAGTGCAGGAGGTCCATTTTCACCCTCAGTGGCATTTGGAAAGGTATATTCATCACAACACTGAGTGCGAAAAACACTGAATCATGTATACATAACCCCCTTTTTCACTGCAGGAACTTTTATCATTTACCCAGCATTTGTAAAATCTCAGCACATTTCCATTGAAATTACCTGGGGGAAAAAAACTTTccctcaaccccaaactttccctgaaaagaGTACATATTGGGGGGTAGGACTTTTCTGATTCCCCACAATCCTTGAGGGGCAGGGTTTATGTGGTGAACAACGCTGATTGATTGAACACACTTGCAGTGTTCCGCACTTGCATTCACCTGCCAAGTTTAATCCACTGCCATTTGTGTCTTTTCAGTACAGATCACATGGCTTTTATTTGCTATGTACTAAACCACAAAGAACAACTGAACAACTTGAGTGTTCTCCATCCTGGTGAACTGTGTCACACAAATGATGAGGACTTGTCAGTCGCTGTTTATCGTGACAATGTGCTTGTTTGCCCTTAATCTTCTTCTTAACGCTAGCTCCTTAACTGGAGGTATAGTTTTTTTCCTTTACTACTACCTCATACATCATACAGCCTGGTTTTAATACAATTTCCAGAACTTTGAGGTGTGTTGGAAATGCAAACTACACAGATatccaggaattcttttacccaggtaaataagttcctggaaATAAAAGCTCCTGGAAATGTTGCTGGTAAAGGGGCTATACATTTTCAGGTCTCTTAAATGTATTGATGCTCCTCATATCTCAGGTGTTGAACTACAGTCCCTCCCCTGGCTCATCTCCCTACTCCAGCAGTATTGGGCCAGTTGAAGGCTCCAGCTTGAGGGCTCGATATCGCACATCCCCCTCAGTATTTAACTCCCCTGGAAGCAAAGAGGACTACATGGAGGATGTGAAAAGTCTGGAGAGGTTCCTCCGTACAGAAGAGGAGAAGAGTCACCGCAGCCAGCTAGGTAAAACCCTCAGAAATGGATTGATTTGTAAAAGCTTTTGTCAATAGAGACATTTTTATTATAGTATTGTGATctgttcttttaaaatgattCAGTAATTGTCATGTCAGTCTCATTCCTTCAAAACCTTCAagacatcagaatcagaatactttattaatcccagagggaaattattgaaattaacaaattaattaaCAAATGTTCTCTGTAGGGAGTCCAGAGTCTGTCTCCCCAAACCACAGTCCAACATTTTGGAACTATAACCGCTCAGTGGGAGATTATGCCCAGAGTTTGAGGAAATTCTTGTATCAGCCAGCCTGCCGTTCTCAGGCCCCATCTGCCCACAAAGATGAGACTGACCTTGGTTCTAAACAGGCTGCAGAGGAGGTATGTAGACCACACCCCAGCAGTGTGGTGTCTTGTGTCCTAATAAAAGCATTTGTATTGTTTCTAAAAGGAAATGTATGTGATCAAAGTCTATTAGTGGCTGTGGACATTATGTCTCTTGAATTTTTTTGTGTATAGGTTTGGGCCAGAATCACAACCAGTCGCCCTGTAGTGGACCGCATTGACAGTTGGACTGCCAAGCTTAGAAATGTTagtgcttttatttatttggagGTGTTAACAAcctaatgtaatttattttttctttccacaCAATATTACTTTGCACAAATaccacttaaatttaaaagaaattaTATCAGTATGTGTCTTTTGCAGTGGATCAGTGACACCATATTGGTCCCCTTGGTCAAAGAAATTGACTCTGTGAACAGTCAGCTGAGGAGAATGGGCTGCCCTGAACTCCAGATAGGAGGTAAACCTTCAAATCATAACATGAGTCATAGGACATGTGTTCCTGACACTACAcaagaaaaactagaagcactcggagagcgcagacctccgccaaggctgatcagtgcccccccacccgtgggcccccccacccccgatcaccaccaaaatttaatcatttcttcctcatcccatttccaacaaaccctgaaaatttcatccaaatctgtccataactttttgagttatgttgcacactaacgatcagtggcccccccacccccgatcaccaccaaaatgtaatcatttcttccttatcccatttccaacaaaccctgaaaattaaatccaaatctgtccttaactttttgagttatgttgcacactaacaatcagtgccccccctcgtgggcccccccacccccgatcaccaccaaaatttaatcatttcttccttatcccatttccaacaaaccctgaaaatttcatccaaatctgtccataattttttgagttatgttgcacactaacggacaaacaaacaaacacagacagacaaacaaacaaacaaaccctggcaaaaacataacctccttggcggaggtaataatgatttATTTGGGTGTGAAAGATGATCTCCCTTTTCTTTCCACTAGAGGCCAGCATGAGCAGCCTGAAGCAGGCAGCAGTGATGAAAGCTTCATCCATACCTACCATGAACTCTATTGTCCAGTACCTGGACATCACACCCAACCAGGAATATCTTGTTGACCGGATAAAGGGTAGGTGGCAATAAAATAAgcttgtgtgttgtttttgtgcttGTTACTGACACAGCTTTGATGTAACATAAACCCCTTTCTGACTGTAATGATTTTTGTGCACAAGtacatgtatatttatatgaGTGAGAAATAACATATTTCATATTCACAAAATGACCCAAATGTaagctttttttttatgtttcatatttgtttcaTCAGAGCTGGCCCACAGTGGCTGCATGAGCTCCTTTAGATGGAATGGTGGTGGTGATCTAAAGAACAGGAAGTGGGACACAGACCTCCCGACTGACTGTGCTGTGagtacatgaaaacacacacactgagctgcCTTGTAAAAACAGGCACTGTTCAGCAGGGTGGAAAAATTAATTAGAAATATGATAAAAATCCTAGTATCCATGTCACAGGAGCTGCAATTTTTAGGTAAAAGGTAAAATGTGTCACAACATGCCATGATGTGCTGGCCTACAAATTGTATTCTCCAGGTGGAAAAAAACCAAACTTGTTTGGTGCAGAATGACTCACACTGCAgtttaatatctgttttttttactcattgcTGGTTATCTTGCACTCTACAGGGTTGGCTGTTTGATACTTAATTCTGTTATTGTTTGTTCCTGTAGATCCTCATGCatgtgttttgtacatatttGGACTCCAGACTGCCCCCACATCCCAAATACCCAGATGGGAAGACTTTTACCTCTCAGCACTTCAGCCACACCCCAGACAAACCAGGTATGGAAGAAACAAAGCTTTGTGATTTACACTGTGCACCTTTGCATTGTACTCAGTGTGTCCATTTTAATGTCTGTTTGCATGCATTCTCGCAGATGTGACCAAGGAGAACCTCTTTTGCATCCACCAAAGCAGCACTACACCCCCCCATTACCAGCTC
This region of Sphaeramia orbicularis chromosome 12, fSphaOr1.1, whole genome shotgun sequence genomic DNA includes:
- the prdm4 gene encoding PR domain zinc finger protein 4: MNDMNLSPVGMDQLSVPSVSASHLGLPTSPTHNPIPTPGMPVAIPSLGPSLGSLPSALSLMLPMGPLGDRGVMCGLPERNYSLPPPPYPHLESSYFRHILPGILSYLADRPPPQYIHPSSLNMDGPLSVASNNPSGLDPYSGPGGPLEQGLVPMDSRQVSSQGDLHQAGAHELGSTGLAMESRVSSPMSPDRMGDELATMDGVGVVAVSDTQQQLGGGRPPQPHEGLTGVDSSGGVMPLHGPPVLELPVVMEPDHMGGRVGNAGGGGTGGLGEQLHTNGELNSGVVSVVLTGSMTSQGQLEPVSLHGHSGMGLEAVNVNVSPITAEVSLGPENNLVLVNSTLQLEDSTSNKENMVTTYTIWCTLCERSYTSDCPEHGPVTFIPDAPIQTRARLSLPRPLCLRISVTEEPLGVFARDVIPPRTCFGPMVGQHCSNVDLSDWPEKDTPQIWKMYHNNVLEFYIVTTDENECNWMMFVRKARTREEQNLVAYPANGKLFFCTTTEIHPDQELLFYYSRDYCRLIGVPQVPEGQICQCGKECSSFSELKSHLSSHNSNHNHNPPPHGHSPSQQDHPQQQPQQQQEPQPQQQQHSHQEEKLTNGTSSSSSSPWPCHTHAAGQTTNENSNSSSRDSSNRDSANVTSRVNTKGQGHVREKKFKCSMCSRAFITSTKLNVHFMGHVGMKPHKCEYCSKAFSDPSNLRMHLKIHTGQKNYRCTVCEKSFTQKSHVASHMLIHTGAEKLKCDLCDRSFIRKHDLKQHMFSHTHERRIQCPKCNKHFLKTNHLKKHMNSHEGRRDFVCEKCHKAFLTKYHLTRHLKICKGPKTERASRKELEVDEEEEEEEEEEEEDDDGGRGGAERLVDSASNEDCGLDVAGYNSEKSLSPPQ
- the tmem209 gene encoding transmembrane protein 209, which produces MLTPPKEGMPSIIDRALRMRREEQARQVVLAWAVLNMSLAGMIYTEMSGKLLSRYYNITYWPIWYIELVLASLFSLNALFDFWKYFKYTMAPSTIAVSPEQHRLLGLRKTGIQASPIQKPEKKETPAPAQSSPLQGQSVLSFSPSRPPTTSPKFSPSCVPGYSPPLSNPSTPNSAGGPFSPSVAFGKVLNYSPSPGSSPYSSSIGPVEGSSLRARYRTSPSVFNSPGSKEDYMEDVKSLERFLRTEEEKSHRSQLGSPESVSPNHSPTFWNYNRSVGDYAQSLRKFLYQPACRSQAPSAHKDETDLGSKQAAEEVWARITTSRPVVDRIDSWTAKLRNWISDTILVPLVKEIDSVNSQLRRMGCPELQIGEASMSSLKQAAVMKASSIPTMNSIVQYLDITPNQEYLVDRIKELAHSGCMSSFRWNGGGDLKNRKWDTDLPTDCAILMHVFCTYLDSRLPPHPKYPDGKTFTSQHFSHTPDKPDVTKENLFCIHQSSTTPPHYQLIYQGNIYSLPKGRNNLFHTILMFLYVIKTKEAGMLGRVNLGLSGVNILWIFED